TTAACAGCCACGAGCTATAGGCAATGATAAAGGCGACGAAACGAGGCTGGCGGAACGTTGTCCACCAGGGCTGTATTTTCAGCGTTTGTGAACGGTGGTCAGAAGCAGGGAGGCAGAAGTAGAGCACCACTAACGCAACAATAAACACCCCGGCACCTGCCAGCGCCACCTGGCGGAAGCCAAGCCCCGTCAGCAGGGCACCAGCAACCGGGCCCAGTACCGCGCCGAGTTCCCCGCAGACCGCAAACAGCGCAAACCACTCCGCCCGGCTTCGTTTCCCTTTCGCCTCACTGTGGGTGCCCGCTTTTGCCAGCAACGCCTCAATCGAAGGGGAGAATAGTGCACCGCCGACGCCCGTCAGGCAGGCACCCAGAATGATTGGCCACAGAGTGCCCCCGAAGGCCAGCAGCAGGTAACCCGAAACACGAACAATACAGCCGCTCAGGATGACCACTTTCGCGCCAAACCGGTCTGAGAGTGCGCCCCCAACGATAAACATCCCCTGCTGTGAGAAGGTGCGCAGACCCAGAATCAGCCCGATAAGCCCGCCGGAAAGCAGCATGTCGTCGCGCAGGAATATCGCAAGGAAGGGAACAACGGCGTAAAAGCCGATGTTAAAAACAAACTGGCTACCCAGTAAAACGGGCGGCCAGAGCGTGGTGGCAGGGCGAAGGGGCATTGTGGTTTACTCGCCCCTACAGGATAAAGTGAATGTGCTTTTTGCCATGGAACGGCGATATCTCAATTTTGGTTTTGACTCTGAAGACATCCCAGAGCAACGACTCGGATAAAATGTCCTGCGGGGTTCCCGTCGCCACAATTTGCCCTTTCTGCATCACAATCAGCGAGTCACAGAACATCGAGGCGTGGTTGAGATCGTGGATGGCGACAATACTGGTCACGGGTAATTCGCTGATTAAATGCATCAGCTGTATCTGATGATGAATGTCCAGGTGGTTGGTGGGTTCATCCAGCAGGATTTCCGTCGGGGTCTGGGCCAGCGCGCGGGCGATGTGAACGCGCTGACGCTCTCCGCCGGACAGGCTCAGCCAGCCCTGGTCGCTTTTGTCCAGCATATCCACACGTTGCAGGGCCGCGGTGACGGTGTCGTCATCCTGCTTGCTCCAGTTAGAAAAAGGGGAGTGGTGCGGAATACGCCCGAGTTTTACCACGTCGCGCACGCGCATGTTGGCGTCGGTCATCCCGTGCTGCTCAACGAATGCGACCCGGCGGGCGAGCTGCTTTTTGGCGATGCGGGAAATGTCCTGTCCGTCCAGGGTCACGCTGCCCGCATCCGGGCGACGCAGTCCCGCCAGAATACGCAACAGAGACGACTTTCCGCAGCCGTTTGGGCCCAGCAGCCCAACGGTTTCCCCCCGAGAAACCTTCAGTGACACGTCACTGACGATAACTTTTTTGCCGACCTTCCAGGTGATATTTTCAGCGCAGATATTCATCACTTATTCCTTGAACGGTAGATAATCACGGCAAAGAAAGGCACACCGACCAGCGCGGTCACTACGCCGACGGGCAGGCTTTGCGGCGCAATCAGCATGCGCGAGGCAATGTCTGCCAGCACCATCAGGATCGCCCCGGCCAGCGCGCTGGCAATCAGCAGGGTGCGATGCAGCGGCCCGAACAGGAAACGCATGACGTGCGGAACCACCAGCCCCACAAAGCCGATAGAGCCCGCCATGCTGACGATCGTCGCGGTGATCAGTGCGGTCGTGATAAATAACGCCAGGCGCACCCAGGGAACGGCAATACCCAGCGACGCGGCTGCGTCGTCACCGAACGTAAAGGCATCCAGCGCCCGGGAATAGTAAAGGCAAACGGCTAACCCTGTCAGGACGACAACCAGCACCAGCTGGAATTCAGGCCAGCGTACGCCGCTGAAACTGCCCAGCAGCCAGAACATCACATCACGCGCCTGCTGGGCGCTGGCAGACGTACTGATGGTGTAGGCGGTAATGGCGTTGAACAGCTGAGAGGCTGCCACGCCTGCCAGAATGGTGCGTTCATTGCCGCCGCGCGCGCCGTTCGTCAGAAAGGCGACAAATGCAAACGCGGCGAATGCCCCCGCGAAGGCACCCGCTGAGAGCGAAACGGCCCCGGTCCCCACTCCCAGCACCACGACGGAAACCGCACCCGTTGACGCGCCGGCAGAGACGCCCAGCACGTAGGGCTCCGCCAGGGCGTTCTTCAGCAGGCTCTGCAATACGGCACCGCAAATGGCTAACCCTGCACCACAGCAGGCTGCGACCAGCGCACGGCTCAGGCGGAAGTCCCAGATTACGCTCTCATAGATGCGGTTGAGCGGAACCTCGGTGAGCCCCATTCTGTTGCTGATGGCGTAAAACACGTTATTAAGCGGGATGGACAGCTCACCGA
This region of Enterobacter cancerogenus genomic DNA includes:
- a CDS encoding MDR family MFS transporter, with product MPLRPATTLWPPVLLGSQFVFNIGFYAVVPFLAIFLRDDMLLSGGLIGLILGLRTFSQQGMFIVGGALSDRFGAKVVILSGCIVRVSGYLLLAFGGTLWPIILGACLTGVGGALFSPSIEALLAKAGTHSEAKGKRSRAEWFALFAVCGELGAVLGPVAGALLTGLGFRQVALAGAGVFIVALVVLYFCLPASDHRSQTLKIQPWWTTFRQPRFVAFIIAYSSWLLSYNQLYLALPVEIQRSGGNEKDLGPLFMLASVLIITLQLPLARFARRVGAVRILPVGFLLLSAAFASVAMFAATEPPEGWWRLLPSVSLVTLLTLGQMLLVPSAKDLIPRFAEESTLGAHYGALSTAGGIAVLAGNLLFGSLLDRALVPSPQAIYPWLLLALFPLCSALAVNVICRPLRR
- a CDS encoding siderophore ABC transporter ATP-binding protein EitC — protein: MNICAENITWKVGKKVIVSDVSLKVSRGETVGLLGPNGCGKSSLLRILAGLRRPDAGSVTLDGQDISRIAKKQLARRVAFVEQHGMTDANMRVRDVVKLGRIPHHSPFSNWSKQDDDTVTAALQRVDMLDKSDQGWLSLSGGERQRVHIARALAQTPTEILLDEPTNHLDIHHQIQLMHLISELPVTSIVAIHDLNHASMFCDSLIVMQKGQIVATGTPQDILSESLLWDVFRVKTKIEISPFHGKKHIHFIL
- a CDS encoding FecCD family ABC transporter permease yields the protein MTAAVLQARQGLFLTTSALLAVVVLFLVIALGVSVGELSIPLNNVFYAISNRMGLTEVPLNRIYESVIWDFRLSRALVAACCGAGLAICGAVLQSLLKNALAEPYVLGVSAGASTGAVSVVVLGVGTGAVSLSAGAFAGAFAAFAFVAFLTNGARGGNERTILAGVAASQLFNAITAYTISTSASAQQARDVMFWLLGSFSGVRWPEFQLVLVVVLTGLAVCLYYSRALDAFTFGDDAAASLGIAVPWVRLALFITTALITATIVSMAGSIGFVGLVVPHVMRFLFGPLHRTLLIASALAGAILMVLADIASRMLIAPQSLPVGVVTALVGVPFFAVIIYRSRNK